The sequence GAGGATATGAGTCAAATTCAAATTTCTACAATTCATAAATTTGCAATTTCATTATTACGTAAAGAATGTATGCGAATGGGCATCGGTTTTGACAGCCAAATATCAAGTGAAACATTTGAGCGAAGAAATATTTATCACTCAAAACTAGATATATACTTGAGCGAAAAAACGGAGGAAAATCCAAATTTTGTACATCAGCTAACTATTCCATCATATGAACTAGAAAGTATGTTAATTGGATTTTGTGATCAGTTATATAATCGCAGCATTGATATTAAAACTGTTGATACATCATCATTAGGAAATCCAATAGGGTCAATCCCATATTTTAATGAATTAATAGAACGTGTTGTTATTCCATCTGAAATACAATATGCAAATGATTTAAAAGAAAAGAACTTGATTAGTTTAAGAGATTGCATGATAAACATTCATAAGTTTGTGGAAAATAACAGCATTAGAGGTACTGGAATTAACTACAAATATGTTTTTATTGATGAATTTCAGGACACGGATGATGTACAAATTGAAACAATTCTAGGTCTTCAAAAAATGTTTGGAAATGATTGTAGATTGTTTGTTGTTGGAGATCTTAAACAAAGTATTTACAGATTTAGAGGTGCTACATTAAGTGCTTTTGAAAAAGTGGGGGCTAGTAGTGACTTATGGAAAGAGTATTCATTAAATAGGAATTATAGAACAGATGGAAGATTACTAGATATATTTGATGCGGTCTTTACTGAAATGGGAGCGCAGGAATTGCTTCCTTATGAAGATGAAGATCATTTAAAAAGTCGAGTGATAAAAGAATACACAGATGACCTTTTAGTTAGAAAAGTGGAAACACATGGAAAAGATAAAGATAAATTTATTGAAGATTTGTTCAATGAAATTCGTTTCCAAAAAGAAGAAATTGAAAAGCTTTCTAAACAAAACAAATTAAGTAAAGAAGAAATGACTATAGCCATCTTAGTAAGATATAACTATCAGATTTCAAATTTGGTAAAAGCTGCAGAAGATACCGAGCTAGTTATTAAAGTTACAGAAGGTGGAAATCTGTTTAGATTACCATCTACTAGAGATTTATATAAACTAGTTCTTACGATTACACATCCATACAATAAGGTTTATCTAGTTAATTTAATAGAATCAAATTATGTTTCTATGAAAATACAGTTGTCAAATTTTAAAGGGTATAAGTCGGAAGAAAAATTAGACGAATTAGTTAGGATATTGGATGAATATTTCATGTTGCTTCTTGGGAAAAAATGGAATGAGATAATATCGGATTTTGAAACAAGACCGGTTTTAGTGGTATTAAGAGAAATATATGAAGCGATCAAACCATGGATTACCTATTCTAATAATAAAGAATTGCAGTTGGATTATAAAAGTAATTATGAATGCTTGCTTGAAAAAATAACACAAAAGTATTCTAGAGAGTATTTGACGGTTAATATGATTGGAGAATATTTAAAAATCAATATAACCACTTATCAGGAAGAGGCATCTAGAAGCAAAGAGATCGAAACAGATGAGGTTAGTATTATATGTACGACAATACATAAATCAAAAGGTCTTGAATATGGAACAGTAATTCTCCCCTATACATCTGGTGATATTTCCAGTACATATCATTCTGGTCTCAGTGTAAATTGTGTGAATGGTAAATTAATTTATAGTTATGGATCTGGTCATGGAAATATGGACTATAGTGATGGTTACATAATTGATACTGAATCAATGGAACAAGAGAAAGAAGAATCTAGAATTTTGTATGTTGCATTAACAAGAGCAATTCGAAATTTAGTATGGGTAAAAGATTTAGATAGCACAGTACAGCAGTGCTGGGGTAATTTTATGGAGGTTATTGAATAATGGCAATTACAATATATACATATAGCAATCCATATGAAATACATAAGGAACCGTATTGGGCATCTATTCAAAATTGCTTTCATTTGTGTGTATCACAAACATTAGTAAACGGATTATGTGACCAATATAAAGAGTTTTATAAAGGAAAACTCACTACGGTGACAAAATTTATTAATACACTATATGAAGATTGGGAAAGTGATTCAATTGCAATTAGTCAACGCGCTGCTATTGATAATTTGATCGAGTGCATGGATTTTTCTGCAATAGTACAGGATATAGATGCTGCAGATATTATTTCTTCACTTAAGAGAAATAGAAGCGAAGTTGTTGAAAGCGTTCGAACTATGTTTGGACTTGGGATGGATCCGGCTAATATCAGAGATGAAAAATTATCATATGATCAGAAGTGTATTGTTGAAATATATAAGGAATTAATTTTGACGAACAACAAGTTCTTTAAAATTAAGGAAAGCTTTAAAGAAGAAGAAATCGACACTGCAATTGAAAACACTATTCAGGAGGTTTCCAAAGAAAAATGTGATTCTACAAAAATAAGAAAAGACTCAATTATAGTACATGGAATTCATCAGTTCACACCTATCATGTTAAAAATGATAGAAGAGTTGAGCAAATATAAATTAGTAGTAATCCTTTTCAATTATCAAGTTGATTATAAAAATGTATATCAAACATGGTTGGATGTGTATTCTTCGTTTGAATCAAAAATTGTTTTTTCACCCAAAAATTTGAATAATAATACTCAATATTTCGAAGGTGGAAAGATTGCAGATAACATTGCTGCACTAATTGCTGGAAATACAAGTGTTATAGACTTTTCAAATAAAATTGAAGTGACGGAATTTGACAATGCCACTGAATTTGCTGGATATATTGCAAAGAAATTCGAAACAGCAGAAGCATTAAGAAAAGATGATAACTATATTCATTCAGCATTGTATTATATGGATGAACAGTTATATGCAGCAAATAGTGAAGTAAATAGTATTTTAAAAATTTATTTCCCTGAACAATTTGGAGAAAGGGCTTTTTTAGACTATCCTATAGGACATTTTTTCTTATCAATAACTAATATGTGGGATCCCGATACACAATCATTATGTATTAGAGAAATAAATGATCTGTATGAGTGTTTATCTTGTGGAATTATAGTCGAACAAAAGCACGGGGAATTAATTTCAATACTAGATAAGACAAAGCTTTATTATGGTAAAGAAACTTCAATAAAAGGAATTATTAAGAAGTTGAGGAAACTGAAAAATCGCATAGATGAAATTGCAGATGATGATAATGAAAAAGTGGAATTTCAACGTGTTGAATACTTTGATATCTCTGATTCAGAAATTGATACTTTGATAAATGCATTAAAAGAATTGAATGATATTACAAAATATTTTTATGATGATTTTAGTGATCAAAGAAATGATTTCAAGTCATTCTATAAAAAAATCAGCGACGTACTTGTTTCAAGAGTGTTAGATGTTCAAGAGATAGATTCAGAATTTAAGGATATTGTAGAAAGAGTATTGCAAAGATTAAATGAAGTAAAAGATGTAGAAGCCAATGCGTCATTTGATTGTTTAAGAGAAACGATGCAATTATATCTTCAGCAAATTCCTTCTGAGGGAAAAGGTGCAAATTGGATTGTTAGAAATTTTGAACAGATTGATGGTGACGTTTTAAGAAAAAATCAGAATAACCAGAATAAAGTATACCATTTTGCTTGTTTATCAGATCGAGATATGAGTATTACAAGAAAAGATGAGTTTCCATGGCCATTAGACATTAATTTTTTTGAAGTTGCACAGGCACCAGTAGATTGGAAATATCAGGTTTTCGTAACATCAAGATTAGAGTATAAGAACTTTAGACGATATGCATTGATATACGGATTAGCATTTAGTAAATGTGCAATTAAATTAAGCTATATAAAAAATGAAGGAGATGGAGAATCCGAGTTATATTATCTATTAAGAATATTAGGTGCAAAAGTATCACCATATGAACCGGAAATAAAAGATGATTATCGGAAAAAGGCTGATTACATTCAGATTGAAGGATTTAAAATGAATGAGTTTAATCAGTATGATCTTATGAGATACAGACTTTGTAAATATAGATTTTTAATGGAATCAGTAATAGAGGGAAAAAGCGTATATAAGGATGAGTTCTTATTAAAAAAATATCTAACAATTGTATTAGAACACAGAGCTAGAAGACACTTTGAAGGAAAAGTATTTGTTAAGAATATTGTATTTGATTACTTAAATACTCAAATGGACGATCTTAAAGAAAAGTTTGTATTTATTAATTATGCAGAAGCAATAGATATTGTAAGGACTGCTTTCGCATACATCGAAAAGTATGCTTTGTTTAATGGGAAGTTTATGAATTTAAAAGAAAAAGATTTTGATCACATGATTAAAAGAGAAGATTTTCTTACAGCAAAAATCAATACAGCTTCAAAAGTAGATACCAAAGAAATTTTTAAGAATTCTACACAACAAGAGGTAAATGCTATACTTAATGAAAATACTCTACTTGAAGTTGCTTATAAGAAAATGCTAAATCCTTTGTGTTCAACATGTTCAGAAAAAGACATTTGTTTAGAGTCCTTTAAATCCAAAAAGGCATAGGGGGGATTACTGTGATTAAGGAAGGAATGTTTGTGAGATGTCCAATAGACAGAGAACATCCGCATGATCCTAGAATATTTGCAACAGGTAAGGTATTGAGTATAAATGAGTTTAATGAAACAGCTCATATCAAATTTTCAGATCCATTTGATCAAAAAAAATATTTTGAATATATTCCAGATGAAGTTAAGGAAGCGCCATTAGCTGCGTTGGATCATTGTCATTTGTTTAAAGGATCTTTTGTGAAATGGGGGAGAAAAACATCTAGGATAGTTGAATATAAAGGTAATGATAGGGACTTTTATGAATATTATTTACAGGATACTGTAACTAAAGAATATAGATGTGTGAATGAGGTGGATTTAGTTACATCTTTTATTTCCGGTAGTGCGAATCCTATACAGCAATTAAAAAAATATGAGTTTCAGAATCCTTGTTGGTATTTAGGACGTCAGATAGTAAAAGACACCATGAATGTATTAGATAATTCAATTTTAGGATTTAAAGAATTAGCGGGATGTAAAATTTATTTAAAAGCCTTCCAGCTTAATACGATAATGCAATGTTTACAAAGCGAACGCTGTAGATATATGTTGGCAGATGAGGTTGGTTTGGGAAAAACAATTGAAGCTTGCTCTGTCTTAAAAATTTATTTGTCTAATAATGCAGAAAAACAGGTTTTAATAACAGTACCTAGAGCATTAATTGCTCAGTGGAGAACGGAATTATTATTTAAATTTGGATTGTTAGAAGGAAATGATGAAAATGGAAATTCAATTAAACTTCTTCCAGTAGAAAGCTTATCGAGAGAAGATTGTGTCGTAGATTGGGATTTTGTTATTGTTGATGAGGTTCATAATTATTTAGATCGAAAAGGAAGATATGGATTTATTCACGCAATAAGTCGTCATTCGGAAAACATCATTTTACTCAGTGCAACTCCAATTCAGCAAAGACAAGAAGAGTATTTGGATTTATTAAGACTGATTCTTCCTGAAAAATATGATGATATGTCAATTGAGAAGTTTAGCGAATTGGTAGGTAAACAGAATAGAATTTCTCGATTAACATATTCTCTTTTAGATGAGGTGGACAGTTTTAAAAATGAATTGTTGCCTGAAATTGAAACAGAAAATCCACATGAAGATGAAGATGTTCAAGATGAATTAGAAGTAATTGAAGAAAATCTAAATGATTTAGCAGACGAAATTGATGATGCAAAATTATTTGAGTTAGTATCTGACGTTGATACTTCAAAAGAAGATTTTGGAATATATGATATACAAGTCATAGTTTCCTATATTTGTGATAACTTCCAATTAGAACGAAATATTATTCGTGGAAGAAGAGCAGTTTTAGGTGTGTATCCTAAAAACGAAGATGGTGAATTTGCTGAAAGAGCAGTTCATGAACTTACATACAAAATTTCAGAAGAAAAGAATTATTACGAAAATGAGGCATATCGTCAACTTAAAGAGTGGATTTTGTCTCAAGAAGGAAATCTAGGAGACTCTAATGTAAAAGATATTATTCAACCTCTGATAGAAGCATTTTTCAGTTCACCTTGGGCTTATAAAGCACGACTTACAGAATTAGGGGATAAATATGCAATCCCTTTAGATGTAATTAAAACAGCTTCAAGATGGCTCGAAGAAGAAGAGACAGCAATTAATAATATTGCAGATGTAATGGATGATATTGAAAGTCACCCATCAAGATTAGTCAATTTGATTAATTACATTGATCAAGAACTATTTGGCGAAAAAATAGTTATTTTTACAGATCAGATAGAAACCTTTAATGCATATTATAAGGTTTTTAAAGATGTGTTTGGAGATGAAGTTACTGGATTTGCTGAATCAATCAATAGAGATAAGGCGGAGGTTAATATATATAGATTCCAGTCGGATCCAAATTGTAAAATGTTGATTTGCGACAAATCAGGTGGTGAAGGCCGAAACCTACAAATTGCTGATTATGTAATACATTTAGATTTGCCATGGAACATCAATACTATTGAACAACGAATTGGCCGATTAGATAGAATGGGAAGAAATGTAAAAAAACCTGTGACTTCTGTTGTTATTCATTCAGTAGATAGTTATGAAGAACAACTTTTTAAGTTTTGGAATGATGGACTAAATGTATTTTGTCAATCATTGAGTGGTCTAGAAATCATTATGAATGATATAAATAACAAAATAACTGAATCTATTAAAACTGATTTTGAATTTGGATTATATCGTTTGATTCCGGAATTAATTAAAGAAGCTGAAAAAATGCGTGAAACTGTACAGCGTGAACAAATATTTGATACCGCTGCAATGAGATTTAGGCCGCTTTATTTGCAATTGGAAAAGTTGTTGCATAATTATCAATTCAATGAAAATAAATTATTTGCAGAAACAATGATGAGTTGGGCGTCACTTGCTGGATTTGGAGAACTAGAACATGGCGCAAATGATGGTTTTGTTGCATTTGATGAGCATAATTTTTCAGTAAGATCTGCACAGAATTCATTTTTGATTCCGCCAAACTGGGATCATTATATGTCAAAAAAACAAAATGAGATTGCCATAAAAGCGCAGAGAGGTCTTGAAGAGGAATCAAAAAAGAATATAAATCATAATAATAGAATGATAATGGGGTCATTCGACAGGCAAGTGGCAATAAAAAATGATTATATTCATTTTTATGCACCAGGTGATGAGATTTTTGATTGTATCGTTGAAAATGCTATGGGTTCATATAAAGGTATGTGCACAGCTTTGGCTGCAGAATCAAGTGTAAATTGGAAGGGATTTATCTATACTTATTCAATCGAACCTAACGAAAGACT comes from Coprococcus phoceensis and encodes:
- a CDS encoding UvrD-helicase domain-containing protein, with product MAKMIDKLPEYEGEKKVWEYFSKNLPQQYVVYNNRSIKGWEYDFCVMAENVGLFIIEVKGWLPQNIFNVVSEDAIILSGEEQPQASPRKQARGYRFNMINLLKQELGMNPLVMDLVCYPMISKNEYLEKRLDVVSDETETIFKEDLEDPALLFQKLMGRYNINKSTPHDILDAKRFALIRHHFEPNFDLKESEENLNPGYSRLRIEKNLLSNDKADEIVEEYFKGIKEIVFVDSRESMCLLANKVESILFKKKLAPVKGNLAVGTRKFDDSTLKDLYSIFNFEVYVLNDIESYVNDSILIEEGLFDDEQKTLLKSLAEVTPFNFQQFEIEHAPSSSNIMVAAGAGTGKTYSMVSRVAYLCNRTADAVVDIVSDIAMITFTKDAAENMNSRLKRMFMNYFVLTSNEKYMHLIEDMSQIQISTIHKFAISLLRKECMRMGIGFDSQISSETFERRNIYHSKLDIYLSEKTEENPNFVHQLTIPSYELESMLIGFCDQLYNRSIDIKTVDTSSLGNPIGSIPYFNELIERVVIPSEIQYANDLKEKNLISLRDCMINIHKFVENNSIRGTGINYKYVFIDEFQDTDDVQIETILGLQKMFGNDCRLFVVGDLKQSIYRFRGATLSAFEKVGASSDLWKEYSLNRNYRTDGRLLDIFDAVFTEMGAQELLPYEDEDHLKSRVIKEYTDDLLVRKVETHGKDKDKFIEDLFNEIRFQKEEIEKLSKQNKLSKEEMTIAILVRYNYQISNLVKAAEDTELVIKVTEGGNLFRLPSTRDLYKLVLTITHPYNKVYLVNLIESNYVSMKIQLSNFKGYKSEEKLDELVRILDEYFMLLLGKKWNEIISDFETRPVLVVLREIYEAIKPWITYSNNKELQLDYKSNYECLLEKITQKYSREYLTVNMIGEYLKINITTYQEEASRSKEIETDEVSIICTTIHKSKGLEYGTVILPYTSGDISSTYHSGLSVNCVNGKLIYSYGSGHGNMDYSDGYIIDTESMEQEKEESRILYVALTRAIRNLVWVKDLDSTVQQCWGNFMEVIE
- a CDS encoding SNF2-related protein, with the protein product MIKEGMFVRCPIDREHPHDPRIFATGKVLSINEFNETAHIKFSDPFDQKKYFEYIPDEVKEAPLAALDHCHLFKGSFVKWGRKTSRIVEYKGNDRDFYEYYLQDTVTKEYRCVNEVDLVTSFISGSANPIQQLKKYEFQNPCWYLGRQIVKDTMNVLDNSILGFKELAGCKIYLKAFQLNTIMQCLQSERCRYMLADEVGLGKTIEACSVLKIYLSNNAEKQVLITVPRALIAQWRTELLFKFGLLEGNDENGNSIKLLPVESLSREDCVVDWDFVIVDEVHNYLDRKGRYGFIHAISRHSENIILLSATPIQQRQEEYLDLLRLILPEKYDDMSIEKFSELVGKQNRISRLTYSLLDEVDSFKNELLPEIETENPHEDEDVQDELEVIEENLNDLADEIDDAKLFELVSDVDTSKEDFGIYDIQVIVSYICDNFQLERNIIRGRRAVLGVYPKNEDGEFAERAVHELTYKISEEKNYYENEAYRQLKEWILSQEGNLGDSNVKDIIQPLIEAFFSSPWAYKARLTELGDKYAIPLDVIKTASRWLEEEETAINNIADVMDDIESHPSRLVNLINYIDQELFGEKIVIFTDQIETFNAYYKVFKDVFGDEVTGFAESINRDKAEVNIYRFQSDPNCKMLICDKSGGEGRNLQIADYVIHLDLPWNINTIEQRIGRLDRMGRNVKKPVTSVVIHSVDSYEEQLFKFWNDGLNVFCQSLSGLEIIMNDINNKITESIKTDFEFGLYRLIPELIKEAEKMRETVQREQIFDTAAMRFRPLYLQLEKLLHNYQFNENKLFAETMMSWASLAGFGELEHGANDGFVAFDEHNFSVRSAQNSFLIPPNWDHYMSKKQNEIAIKAQRGLEEESKKNINHNNRMIMGSFDRQVAIKNDYIHFYAPGDEIFDCIVENAMGSYKGMCTALAAESSVNWKGFIYTYSIEPNERLLLDAGMSLYSLGMFRQYLASAIQVIPVGFSSFSEVPDKTVISEHRRLSQMGYFNRSDSIDHLGRRGKENGFLGISSRYRASNLDWFRSQYSEEKWESLVEQSSQIARKKARTGFQKDSNLLGAKEMIDQILSMKESRKKYYGTEGNESIEELRKQYEVILESLSKPIIRLESACFMWLVKK